A window of Selenomonas ruminantium subsp. lactilytica TAM6421 contains these coding sequences:
- a CDS encoding glycosyltransferase family 8 protein — protein sequence MIHICYALSDKKGTYTKLVGTSMRSVFAHTEEWVTVHILHDHSLSEDNRRYLMQLVRRYGQQLAFHNMERDYKERLQQMEEDNTWMEGKIKAGVSWATWFRLLVGEVLPDVGRLIYLDADTIVNLDIKELWEENTGVNGLAAVPDMVIQESHTSQLVKRGLCEEKRYFNAGMLLIDMEAFSQEKKLLERGVAFLKKHELLDYLDQDILNYFFGAACRMLAERYNTLVNQELSKGRNALAPCIYHYANKQYAFDYGNNYHRLYWENFLDTPWCNADFFCRVSHNVQQNIRAKLLIFANLTAGKRRIVVGPEKEREKYQKMLMLRENERYLTAAELHNQGTNLAVDEILVLFLPFEEFGRVKKHLDACGANEGIHYVNGMVLMAPDPRQEAKAFLEA from the coding sequence ATGATACATATCTGTTATGCTCTTTCCGATAAGAAGGGTACTTATACCAAACTGGTCGGCACATCCATGCGCTCAGTCTTTGCCCATACGGAGGAATGGGTGACAGTGCATATCCTTCATGATCACAGCCTGTCCGAAGATAACCGCCGCTATCTGATGCAGCTGGTGCGCCGTTACGGCCAGCAACTGGCCTTCCATAATATGGAACGGGATTACAAAGAACGTCTGCAGCAGATGGAGGAAGATAATACATGGATGGAGGGAAAAATAAAGGCAGGCGTGAGCTGGGCAACCTGGTTCCGTCTTTTGGTGGGAGAAGTACTGCCTGATGTGGGGCGGCTGATTTATTTGGATGCTGATACCATCGTCAATCTGGACATCAAGGAGCTATGGGAAGAAAACACAGGCGTCAATGGTCTGGCGGCCGTTCCGGATATGGTGATACAGGAAAGTCATACAAGCCAATTGGTGAAGCGGGGACTATGTGAGGAGAAGCGCTATTTCAATGCGGGAATGCTGCTTATCGATATGGAGGCTTTTTCCCAGGAAAAAAAGCTATTGGAGCGGGGCGTGGCTTTTTTAAAGAAGCATGAATTGCTGGATTATCTGGATCAGGATATTCTGAACTATTTCTTCGGTGCGGCTTGCCGTATGCTGGCAGAACGATATAATACGCTGGTCAATCAGGAACTAAGCAAGGGGCGCAATGCGTTAGCACCATGTATCTATCACTATGCCAATAAGCAGTATGCCTTTGATTATGGCAATAACTATCACCGCCTGTACTGGGAGAATTTTCTGGATACACCCTGGTGCAATGCCGATTTCTTCTGCCGTGTGTCCCATAATGTTCAGCAGAATATCCGTGCGAAACTGCTGATTTTCGCCAACCTTACCGCGGGCAAGCGGCGTATTGTGGTCGGTCCGGAGAAGGAGCGGGAAAAATATCAGAAGATGCTGATGTTGCGGGAAAATGAACGCTATCTGACCGCTGCCGAACTCCATAATCAGGGCACGAATTTAGCGGTTGATGAAATATTGGTCCTGTTCCTGCCATTTGAGGAATTTGGCCGGGTAAAGAAGCATCTGGATGCCTGCGGGGCAAACGAGGGAATTCACTATGTTAATGGCATGGTGCTGATGGCCCCAGATCCCCGGCAGGAAGCCAAGGCATTTTTGGAAGCATGA
- a CDS encoding glycosyltransferase family 8 protein: MQKRIGQDARMVHVAYAMTDKQGTYSKYIGASMCSLFARTEVWVTVHLLHDETLTEKNREYFIALTRKFGQQILFYNMAELCADILQAARDIFKAAVDTAYYTPAALYRILAPKVLPAEVQRLIYLDADTIVNMDIRKLWEVFLMDIP; the protein is encoded by the coding sequence ATGCAAAAGAGAATTGGGCAGGATGCCCGCATGGTGCATGTGGCTTATGCCATGACGGATAAGCAGGGTACTTATAGTAAATATATCGGCGCGTCCATGTGTTCGTTGTTTGCACGGACAGAGGTCTGGGTAACCGTGCATCTGCTGCATGATGAAACCCTGACGGAGAAGAATCGGGAATATTTTATTGCCCTTACCCGTAAATTTGGGCAGCAGATACTATTTTACAATATGGCGGAATTGTGTGCAGATATTCTGCAGGCGGCAAGAGACATATTCAAGGCCGCAGTGGATACAGCTTATTATACGCCTGCGGCACTCTATCGCATTCTTGCGCCCAAAGTGTTGCCAGCGGAGGTGCAGCGGCTGATCTATCTGGATGCCGATACCATCGTGAATATGGATATCCGCAAATTGTGGGAGGTTTTCTTGATGGACATCCCATAG
- a CDS encoding class I SAM-dependent methyltransferase: MADQNPYDENFYRAQKDGSYRSAELTIPMLFKWLPKPRTVVDVGCGLGTWLSVFKRHGAEVLGVDGAYVKKDMLYIKKEEFLEADLENESVSTDGERFDLAVSLEVAEHLSAKRAPTFIRDLTSLSNVVFFSAAVPMQGGTNHINEQWQSYWAKYFADENYVCIDCIRPQIWDIKEIKVEYKQNILLYVKESALGSYPRLLDFYLSRRHDKQLLDTIHPDNWLGVVYYLHDMMRKLRN; this comes from the coding sequence ATGGCAGATCAGAATCCCTATGATGAAAATTTTTACCGGGCTCAAAAAGATGGTTCTTATCGTTCTGCTGAACTGACCATACCGATGCTTTTCAAATGGCTGCCGAAGCCAAGAACTGTAGTGGATGTTGGCTGTGGATTGGGGACATGGTTATCGGTTTTTAAGCGACATGGGGCAGAGGTGCTAGGCGTAGATGGGGCCTATGTCAAAAAAGATATGCTTTATATAAAAAAAGAAGAATTTTTGGAGGCAGACCTTGAAAACGAATCCGTCAGTACTGATGGAGAGCGTTTTGATCTGGCGGTGAGTCTTGAAGTGGCCGAACATCTTTCGGCTAAGCGTGCTCCCACTTTTATTCGTGATCTAACATCTCTTTCTAATGTGGTGTTCTTTTCTGCGGCAGTACCAATGCAAGGTGGTACGAACCATATAAATGAGCAGTGGCAGTCTTATTGGGCTAAGTATTTTGCCGATGAGAATTATGTGTGTATTGACTGTATCCGTCCGCAGATTTGGGATATAAAGGAGATAAAGGTAGAGTATAAGCAGAATATATTGTTATATGTCAAAGAATCAGCATTGGGCTCTTATCCACGTTTATTGGATTTTTACCTGTCTCGTCGGCATGACAAGCAGCTCTTGGACACCATTCATCCAGATAATTGGCTGGGCGTCGTGTATTATCTTCATGATATGATGCGGAAACTTAGAAATTAG
- a CDS encoding glycosyltransferase yields MGGFLDGHPIGAVGERNLMNHYQKQVDKTIDEKIYLFQNSWTDSDSCFNSGVLLMDVERLRNTGDILLPGLRFLVQHEEECKFFDQDILNYFFSRDYLHLPWNYNILQHWDRMWGKPELEEGIYHYMGRTLRLNMDEPRDCIFYEAFVQTPWCSAEYICKSFAVTRDVIAGAIAKNNELNRRAAAAWAGRRRVFVGPKDNEEQLREMFFMKEEEPYVALGEGWEQEGLNLPYDLGTHVYVFFLETFPELRKQLEAAGWREWEDFIDGKALILPHSTRLLDEYRIFMVM; encoded by the coding sequence GTGGGAGGTTTTCTTGATGGACATCCCATAGGTGCAGTGGGCGAACGCAATCTGATGAATCATTATCAGAAACAGGTGGATAAAACCATTGATGAAAAAATCTATCTGTTCCAGAACAGCTGGACGGATTCGGACAGCTGCTTCAACTCTGGCGTACTGTTGATGGATGTGGAACGACTGCGGAATACGGGGGATATTTTGTTGCCGGGGCTGCGCTTCCTGGTGCAGCATGAAGAGGAATGCAAATTCTTTGACCAGGATATATTGAATTATTTCTTTTCCCGTGATTATCTGCATCTGCCCTGGAATTACAATATCCTGCAGCATTGGGACAGGATGTGGGGGAAGCCGGAGCTGGAGGAGGGGATCTACCACTATATGGGCCGCACTCTGCGGCTGAATATGGATGAACCGCGGGATTGTATTTTCTATGAAGCCTTTGTGCAGACACCCTGGTGCAGTGCGGAATATATCTGTAAGAGTTTTGCTGTTACCCGTGATGTCATTGCCGGAGCCATTGCGAAGAATAACGAGCTGAATCGGCGGGCGGCCGCTGCCTGGGCGGGGCGCCGGCGGGTATTTGTGGGGCCCAAGGACAATGAGGAACAGCTGCGGGAAATGTTTTTTATGAAAGAGGAAGAGCCCTATGTAGCTTTAGGAGAAGGCTGGGAGCAGGAAGGACTCAATCTGCCCTATGACCTTGGCACCCATGTGTATGTATTCTTTCTGGAGACTTTCCCGGAACTGCGCAAGCAGTTGGAAGCGGCTGGCTGGCGGGAGTGGGAGGATTTCATTGATGGCAAGGCTCTGATTTTGCCCCATTCCACCAGATTGCTGGATGAATATCGTATTTTCATGGTGATGTAA
- a CDS encoding flagellin → MSMVVKNNIPAVMTLGVLNKNSAALAKSLQQVSSGMKINSAADDNSGFAIAERMQVRIRSLDQADQNTQSGASMLKVAEGSVNSTIDILRTMKEKAINAANDTNTDTDRGIIQKELDQFIDQVDDNALITYNGKTLVDGSKMSKGDATRTALTNESLNSKTTGLTALVDLQNRNGENLNILTTDKLTVSYVIQGRNYSKEIDIDVNKTLNDVLVEAMEPYSSGSDNPQLRAAYDNYNSSVGVANSAYNSSVGAANSAYNSSVGAAASAYTLITTTGGTVSTATGETTLVAAMSMATSAITVNQDVYSRNLSRYNDASTNLASATPGSADYLDYSDQVSMYSTRLASYSAAISTDTSTYNALSTQLGSVIASAYTVYSTAESTAASTLAVAKAAATSTLNSAINAAVEALNGDLEAIGDLIPYQLTMKASNVVGQDAAGNDVYTADMGTALTITAAGAGDKYQLSGFTFNVTDIDGNIKKNVNSVLDNFTESVRALNKSEDNSITFQVDAKANQAIKIGLTDMRSEALGLKGANGETLSIATQKSANSAVNVLDNAIKKALDQQTDIGAISNRLGQTSANLRIARDNVQASESTIRDADMAKVMTEYTKNNVLLQASQSMLAQANQSGSSVLGLLS, encoded by the coding sequence ATGTCTATGGTTGTAAAGAACAATATTCCGGCGGTTATGACGCTGGGCGTATTAAACAAGAACTCGGCGGCTTTGGCCAAAAGCCTGCAACAGGTGTCCTCAGGCATGAAAATCAATTCCGCGGCCGATGACAATTCCGGATTTGCCATCGCTGAGCGGATGCAGGTGCGGATACGGAGCCTGGATCAGGCAGACCAGAATACCCAGAGCGGTGCCAGTATGCTGAAAGTAGCAGAAGGCTCCGTAAATTCTACAATCGACATTCTGAGAACGATGAAGGAAAAGGCCATTAATGCGGCCAATGACACCAATACGGATACCGACAGGGGTATCATCCAAAAGGAATTGGATCAGTTTATTGACCAGGTGGATGACAACGCCCTGATTACTTACAATGGTAAGACTTTGGTAGACGGTAGCAAGATGTCCAAGGGCGATGCTACACGTACGGCTTTGACCAATGAAAGCCTCAATAGTAAAACCACCGGACTCACGGCGCTGGTGGATTTGCAGAATCGCAATGGGGAGAATCTGAATATCCTGACCACGGATAAACTCACGGTGTCCTATGTGATTCAGGGACGCAACTATAGCAAGGAAATCGATATTGATGTCAATAAGACCTTGAATGATGTATTGGTGGAGGCTATGGAGCCTTATTCCAGTGGCAGCGATAATCCCCAGTTACGAGCGGCTTATGATAACTATAATTCTTCGGTGGGGGTGGCTAATTCTGCGTATAATTCCTCGGTAGGGGCAGCTAATTCTGCTTACAATTCTTCGGTGGGGGCAGCTGCATCTGCATATACGCTTATTACAACCACTGGTGGTACGGTTTCTACTGCTACAGGTGAAACTACGTTGGTGGCGGCTATGTCGATGGCAACGTCTGCTATAACTGTAAATCAAGATGTTTACAGTCGTAACTTAAGTAGATATAATGATGCATCGACAAATCTGGCAAGTGCTACTCCCGGTAGCGCTGATTATTTAGATTATTCAGATCAGGTGTCTATGTACAGTACTAGATTAGCATCTTATAGTGCTGCTATTTCTACAGATACAAGCACATATAATGCTTTATCGACACAGCTTGGTAGTGTAATCGCATCCGCCTATACCGTTTATTCCACGGCAGAATCTACAGCTGCCTCCACATTGGCTGTAGCGAAGGCAGCTGCTACATCAACTCTGAATAGTGCTATTAATGCGGCAGTGGAAGCACTGAATGGTGATTTGGAAGCCATCGGTGATCTGATTCCCTATCAGCTGACCATGAAGGCCAGCAATGTGGTGGGGCAGGATGCAGCGGGCAATGATGTCTATACTGCTGATATGGGCACAGCGCTTACCATTACGGCAGCGGGTGCAGGTGATAAGTATCAGTTGTCTGGTTTTACCTTTAATGTTACGGATATCGATGGCAATATCAAGAAGAATGTGAATTCTGTGCTCGACAATTTTACCGAATCGGTGCGGGCTCTGAATAAATCTGAGGATAATTCCATTACCTTCCAGGTGGATGCCAAGGCCAATCAGGCCATCAAGATTGGCCTTACGGATATGCGTTCCGAAGCCTTAGGTCTTAAAGGAGCGAATGGCGAAACGCTCAGCATTGCCACCCAGAAGAGTGCCAATTCTGCAGTCAATGTCCTTGATAATGCCATCAAGAAGGCTTTGGATCAGCAGACCGATATTGGTGCTATTTCCAATCGTCTGGGCCAGACCTCCGCGAACCTGCGCATCGCTCGCGATAATGTGCAGGCTTCTGAATCCACTATCCGTGATGCCGATATGGCCAAGGTTATGACGGAATATACCAAGAACAATGTCCTCCTGCAAGCATCTCAGTCTATGTTGGCGCAAGCCAATCAATCCGGATCTAGTGTACTGGGGTTGCTTAGCTAA
- a CDS encoding biotin transporter BioY codes for MQRDLAMEIGNEREHFTVREMMKMALCVAFCCVSAFISFPLPFTPGLVTALTVALTVTALVLPPRLVFITVASYVFLGAIGLPIYPGGVGGLGRILGPTGGFYLGWPIVCMMVSWLKGSRISFRRYALVSVLAGVPLTYVGGLISMMLVLQVDLWQGLTMAVFPFIPGDIMKALLAAFIAVRVNKMLEKR; via the coding sequence ATGCAGAGAGATTTGGCGATGGAAATCGGGAATGAACGGGAACATTTCACGGTGCGGGAAATGATGAAGATGGCACTGTGCGTAGCGTTTTGCTGCGTGTCGGCGTTTATCTCCTTCCCACTGCCGTTCACACCGGGACTGGTGACGGCACTGACGGTGGCGCTGACGGTGACGGCATTGGTGCTGCCGCCGCGGCTGGTATTCATCACGGTGGCGTCCTATGTGTTCCTGGGGGCCATTGGTCTGCCCATTTACCCGGGGGGCGTGGGCGGCTTGGGCCGCATCCTGGGGCCTACGGGTGGTTTTTATCTCGGTTGGCCCATTGTCTGCATGATGGTCAGCTGGCTCAAGGGTAGCAGGATAAGTTTCCGCCGCTATGCGCTGGTATCTGTGCTGGCCGGTGTGCCGCTGACCTATGTGGGCGGTCTGATCTCGATGATGCTGGTGCTGCAGGTTGACTTATGGCAGGGCCTTACCATGGCAGTGTTTCCTTTTATTCCCGGCGACATCATGAAGGCGCTGCTGGCAGCCTTTATTGCCGTCAGAGTCAATAAAATGCTGGAGAAACGGTGA
- a CDS encoding ABC transporter substrate-binding protein has translation MSLLHKYLRSLLLTMLVLATLLLSGCDMFADQQEEGEDVLYVYSWGDYLSEDVIKQFEEETGIKVVLDEYDTNESMYPRIAEGAEAYDVLCPSDYMINKLIHNDLLQPLDFDKLPNARKNIGQDFFDQSRTFDKEGEYSVPYCWGTVGIMYNTKMVHEPVDSWKILWDEKYKDNILMQDSARDAIMIPLKILGYSMNTTNEAELKEARDMLIKQKNLVQAYGVDDIRDKLSSGEAALGVIFSGEAIKLMQSNPDLRFQPAPKEGTNVWIDSWVIPKNARHVENAHKFIDFMCRTDIAAANFQELGYSTPNTTVREEVEEDLGEFVDVAFPPEDVYKGQESYSYLGEALDKLYTKLWLQVKVN, from the coding sequence ATGAGTCTTTTGCATAAATATCTGCGCTCCCTGTTATTGACCATGCTGGTGCTCGCTACCCTGTTGTTGAGCGGTTGTGACATGTTCGCCGATCAGCAGGAAGAGGGCGAAGATGTGCTCTATGTCTATAGCTGGGGCGATTATCTCAGCGAGGATGTCATCAAGCAGTTTGAAGAGGAAACGGGCATCAAGGTGGTGCTGGACGAATACGACACCAACGAGAGCATGTATCCCCGTATTGCTGAAGGGGCTGAGGCTTATGATGTGCTCTGTCCTTCTGACTATATGATCAACAAGCTGATTCATAATGACCTGCTGCAGCCGCTGGATTTTGACAAGCTGCCCAACGCCCGGAAAAATATCGGGCAGGATTTCTTTGACCAGTCACGGACTTTCGACAAGGAAGGGGAATACAGCGTGCCCTATTGCTGGGGCACGGTGGGCATTATGTATAATACGAAGATGGTACATGAGCCGGTGGACAGCTGGAAAATCCTCTGGGATGAAAAGTACAAGGACAATATCCTCATGCAGGATTCGGCCCGGGATGCCATCATGATTCCCTTGAAGATATTGGGATACTCCATGAACACCACCAATGAGGCGGAGCTGAAGGAAGCCCGGGATATGCTGATCAAGCAGAAAAACTTGGTACAGGCCTATGGTGTGGATGATATCCGCGACAAGCTGAGCTCCGGCGAAGCGGCGCTGGGGGTTATCTTCTCCGGCGAAGCAATCAAGCTCATGCAGTCAAATCCGGATCTGCGGTTCCAACCCGCGCCCAAGGAAGGCACGAATGTTTGGATTGACAGTTGGGTGATTCCGAAGAATGCCCGTCATGTGGAAAACGCCCATAAATTCATCGATTTCATGTGCCGCACGGATATTGCGGCGGCCAATTTCCAGGAACTGGGTTATTCCACCCCAAACACCACCGTGCGGGAGGAAGTAGAGGAAGATTTGGGCGAATTTGTCGATGTTGCCTTCCCGCCGGAGGATGTCTACAAAGGCCAGGAATCCTACAGCTACTTGGGCGAGGCTTTGGATAAGCTCTATACGAAACTCTGGCTGCAGGTAAAAGTGAATTAA
- a CDS encoding flagellin — MGSNIVANQHDAIVSFMSYLNDSNLPASDALDAAINYTSCGMFKDEKSLIDSFLADVKEHGLTACGIDLRNDDTGAITGQDANGDRPKTAESIVPETGNPYASSPSGSTIIRGLAVNWPDTGNDAMKAAIVSALDNEWLGNCMDLIDESYALNFQENGTSVRSMNVNFTDANDGTLAFVTSHFNGNGVTTGLDLTVNMHYYNNLDLSDHNGAVAGQPNQLYLDRTIAHEMTHALMSANINNFSNLPLYIKEGAAELVHGIDDYRKSKIEALAADTDTLRSVLEDSEHAEGDSAYAAGYMILRYLANKSADTDPEKHISFQIGTKANQAIRMGLADMRCESLGLKKGDGTTVSVVTQTKANSALTVVDRALDRAIKQQITVGAIQVRLNYAAANLNTAHENITASESTIRDADMAKTFTSYTRANVLMQTSQSMLAQANQSSSNVLGLLQ; from the coding sequence ATGGGCAGCAATATCGTCGCCAACCAACACGATGCCATTGTGTCCTTCATGAGCTACCTAAACGATTCAAATCTGCCCGCCTCGGACGCTTTGGATGCCGCCATCAATTATACCTCCTGCGGCATGTTCAAGGACGAAAAATCCTTGATCGACAGTTTCCTCGCCGATGTGAAAGAACATGGCCTGACCGCCTGCGGCATCGATCTGCGCAATGACGATACCGGCGCCATCACAGGCCAGGACGCTAATGGTGACCGCCCCAAGACAGCTGAAAGCATCGTGCCGGAAACAGGCAATCCCTATGCCAGCTCCCCCAGCGGCTCCACCATCATCCGCGGCTTGGCTGTCAACTGGCCGGATACCGGCAATGACGCCATGAAAGCGGCCATTGTGTCAGCCTTGGACAACGAATGGCTGGGAAACTGCATGGATCTGATTGACGAGTCCTATGCGCTGAATTTCCAGGAAAACGGCACCTCCGTACGCTCAATGAATGTGAACTTCACCGATGCCAACGATGGCACGCTGGCCTTTGTCACCTCCCACTTTAATGGCAACGGTGTTACCACCGGCCTCGATCTGACCGTCAATATGCACTATTACAATAACCTCGACTTGTCAGATCACAACGGAGCCGTGGCCGGGCAGCCCAATCAGCTCTATCTAGACCGAACCATTGCCCATGAAATGACACATGCCCTGATGTCGGCCAATATCAATAATTTCTCCAACCTACCCTTGTATATCAAAGAAGGCGCAGCTGAGCTGGTTCATGGTATTGACGATTACCGCAAGAGCAAGATAGAAGCCTTAGCGGCCGATACGGATACCCTGCGCTCGGTGCTGGAAGACTCTGAGCATGCTGAAGGGGACAGCGCCTATGCTGCCGGCTATATGATCCTGCGCTATCTGGCCAACAAATCTGCTGACACCGATCCGGAGAAGCATATTTCCTTCCAAATCGGCACCAAGGCCAACCAGGCCATCCGCATGGGACTGGCTGATATGCGCTGCGAATCTCTGGGACTGAAAAAAGGTGACGGCACCACTGTCAGCGTGGTCACCCAGACCAAAGCAAACTCTGCCCTCACCGTGGTGGACAGGGCTCTCGACCGGGCCATCAAGCAGCAGATCACCGTAGGAGCCATACAGGTGCGTCTGAACTATGCCGCCGCCAATCTCAACACCGCCCATGAAAACATCACCGCATCCGAAAGCACAATACGCGACGCCGACATGGCCAAGACCTTCACCTCCTATACCAGAGCCAATGTCCTGATGCAGACCTCCCAATCCATGTTGGCCCAGGCCAACCAAAGCAGCAGCAATGTACTCGGTTTGCTGCAATGA
- a CDS encoding DUF4127 family protein translates to MKKGLRKVVSLVILWGVILSMNVGAAAGKILFIPHDDRPISYHQTVDVLRQAGYEMVVPPQELLSNATNMGHPDELWQWLRENAPAADSAVIASDSMLYGGLIPSRKHEIPEEKLAERLDGFVQLHQANPQLHIYVFDSLMRTPDWGQEGNIEEPDYYAKYGADFFHYSRLLDKEETEGLSKQEKKMMMERKKAIPAEYMQDWAARRAKNLAATKKLMDYARDGIIDYLILGRDDNAPLCQTHRENREILAYAAENKLPHTKFLSMPGIDEFNVLLLNRAVNDMTYEMPFVYVAYNEGKGGDTVPAFSDEKISASVDAALAIAGGLKVPAPARADFVLLVNTEKNGETIGLHNRFPDGKDFRPQLLPDKSTRHFASLVEDYVAKGYPVGIADIKYSNGADNALLEQLRQKGLLFKLKAYSGWNTATNSTGFAIGTGMLAPKMTEDGKNKLLAVRYLDDWAYQANVRTDVGNELVKQFGNPSYYIKLQDKLSFAEQQNNERMQAFADRNLPHFDFLKGFKVKNPWLRMFECDIVLPKTPQ, encoded by the coding sequence TTGAAAAAAGGACTGAGGAAGGTTGTTTCTCTTGTGATTTTATGGGGAGTGATCTTATCGATGAACGTGGGGGCTGCGGCCGGGAAGATATTGTTTATTCCCCATGATGACAGGCCGATTTCCTATCATCAGACGGTGGATGTCCTGCGGCAGGCGGGGTATGAGATGGTCGTGCCGCCCCAGGAACTTTTGAGCAATGCTACGAATATGGGGCATCCGGATGAGCTTTGGCAGTGGCTGCGGGAAAATGCTCCCGCAGCTGACTCGGCTGTCATCGCTTCCGATTCCATGCTGTATGGCGGTCTGATTCCGTCGCGCAAGCATGAGATTCCCGAGGAAAAACTGGCAGAGCGCCTTGATGGCTTTGTGCAGCTGCATCAGGCCAATCCGCAGCTGCACATCTATGTTTTCGACTCGCTGATGCGGACGCCTGATTGGGGCCAGGAAGGGAATATCGAAGAACCGGATTATTATGCTAAATACGGTGCGGATTTTTTCCACTACTCACGTTTGCTGGACAAAGAGGAAACAGAGGGCTTGTCCAAGCAGGAAAAAAAGATGATGATGGAGCGGAAAAAGGCAATCCCTGCTGAGTATATGCAGGATTGGGCAGCACGCCGGGCCAAGAATCTGGCAGCGACGAAAAAGCTGATGGATTATGCCCGGGATGGCATCATCGATTATCTGATTCTCGGCCGTGATGACAATGCACCCCTTTGCCAGACCCATCGTGAGAATCGGGAAATCCTGGCGTATGCAGCAGAAAACAAGCTGCCACATACGAAATTCCTGTCCATGCCGGGAATTGATGAATTCAATGTCCTGCTGCTGAACCGGGCGGTCAACGATATGACTTATGAGATGCCCTTTGTCTATGTGGCCTATAATGAAGGCAAGGGCGGCGATACGGTGCCGGCTTTTTCCGATGAAAAGATTTCGGCTTCTGTAGATGCGGCTTTGGCTATTGCCGGCGGGCTGAAAGTGCCGGCGCCGGCGCGGGCAGATTTCGTGCTGCTGGTGAATACGGAAAAAAACGGGGAAACCATCGGTCTGCACAACAGGTTCCCGGATGGCAAGGATTTCCGGCCACAGCTGCTGCCTGATAAAAGCACAAGACACTTTGCCAGCCTGGTGGAGGATTATGTGGCGAAGGGCTATCCTGTCGGCATCGCAGATATCAAATATTCCAACGGAGCGGATAACGCCCTGCTGGAGCAGCTGCGTCAAAAGGGCTTGTTGTTCAAGCTGAAGGCGTATTCCGGCTGGAATACCGCGACCAATTCCACGGGCTTTGCCATAGGGACGGGAATGCTGGCGCCGAAAATGACGGAGGACGGCAAAAACAAGCTGCTGGCCGTACGCTATCTGGATGACTGGGCTTATCAGGCCAATGTCCGTACAGATGTGGGCAATGAACTGGTGAAACAATTCGGCAATCCGTCCTACTATATCAAATTGCAGGATAAGCTGTCCTTTGCGGAACAGCAGAACAATGAACGCATGCAGGCTTTCGCGGATAGGAACTTGCCCCATTTTGATTTTCTGAAGGGCTTCAAGGTCAAAAATCCATGGCTGCGGATGTTTGAGTGCGATATTGTCCTGCCGAAAACGCCGCAATGA